DNA from Prunus persica cultivar Lovell chromosome G6, Prunus_persica_NCBIv2, whole genome shotgun sequence:
TGCAATTTGCTGGGCTCTTCCTAGACCTCATATCAGCAGAGCGGAGATAGAAGACACAAGATACAAAGATGAAGTAGTTGTCAGATCCCATCTCAACAACCACGTATCAAAGAACAGCATGGCCAAATACCATCATTTCCTAGCACTAAGTGAATCAAGCTACATGTGTGCCTCAATGCTATGAGATTATCATATAACCAGAGTGAGGAAATTCCTTTGAGGGAGTGAGGCTAGACACAATTTTAGGACAAGAAGGCTaggcatacaaaataaatcaaatgaaagCATCTGTGAAAGCTAGGCATAACAGCAGATGAAAATTGATGAGGAAAGTATGTGCGGCAAAAACCAATGCCTGTACCAATTAAGACAGAACAATGCTAGCACTACAAGGGCAAAAGGGACAGCTATACATAATGAGGAAGAAACACTAGGAAACAAACATAACAACCTAGGATTTAACAAAAGTAGAACTGAAACAGGGGCAGGACAAAACACTGAAGCATTTGGGATGCAAAACCTTCACATACAAGTTTAGATAAAGTTTGCAAGGTTTCTGATTTATTAATGCATATTTTAAGTACCAAGTATTGGAAAGATTATCCTAAGTATCGgtacattaaaaataatttcaggGATACAGTGGTACCTTGATCCGCTCATATTCTCTGATTGCCACATTTTTAGCATCCTCAGTGACTCTTATGGTTTCATTTAACTCCTCTAGCTTGCGAATCCTTGATTTGTCGCcaccaaatattttatttgattgaaCTTCAAGTTTTTCAGCTCTTGATTGCAGCATATCCAGTTCTGATAGTAGAGTCTGCACTGTTAATAAAGCACTTGACCGATCTGAGAACGCACTGTTGACAGCTAACATAAGCCCAAGATATTCATGGAACGTGTCCTGCAATACAAATCgtatgaaaattattattagaaTTGTTGGTTTCCTTCTAACGTAACATTGAAAATCAGTTGAAGAGAATATGAACTGAAAGAGAATAtgctatatatacacacattaATAACCAAATTAACCTTATAGTTGGAAACATAATGAATAACAAAAAGGGCTGCAAAATTACCAAATGTTTGACAGTCTGAGCATTTAACTCTCGATAGAATCTGCTAGCTTTGACTGCAGCAGTTGCCACATTCTTCATGTCAGCTGCTCGCACTCTTTGAGAGTTGAACAATGCCTCCTCATTCTCAAACTTGGTCAGTTTTATAAACGCCAGTCCTAACTCTCCCATTGTCTCTCCCATGTCTTGTTGGGCTTTCACAAGTGATTCAGCCTATTAAGTTATAACAAAAACATGAGTATTCAATCCAAGCAAACTAATCACTCAAAAAACTCGCAATATATTCAATTTCAGTATTCATTACCTGCTGAGACGCATTGCTGAGCTGTTGCTCCAGCTCCTgcatcttctctttcttctccaaaaACTCCTTGTCCTCCTCCCCCACCAGCGGCTTCGAAGCTCCCCAATCATTAGACATAGACTGCTTCAACTCCTTGAACAACCTCAACAAATCCCTCCCGCCCTTCGCCGGCTGAACCACCTCTTGTGGCGCCAGTACCGCCCCGCTCTCCCCGAACAGCTGCTTTGGAAGCTTCACTGCCCCATCAAGCATCCTCGACGCCACATCAGTGGTCAACGGCAGCGGAAGCCTCCCCTGAACCTGCAAAAAGACCTTCAATTCGTCGCTTCTCTTGATCACTGGGTGTGAAGCCAATCGCCTCAAGTACTTTTCCAATGCCACTCTTCTCTGCTCCACAAACTCCTGTTTCTGCATCACCTGACTCTCCACCACGCTCTTGTCCGGCCTCGGCGGTATAAAGAACCCTCTGTACGACTCGGCCAACCGGTCCGATAACGTCACCACGTCTCGGAACCGTCGTCGGACTCCGAATTCCGATCCGCCGAAATCCGGAATGTTCGTCCGAGTCGTGATCAGGTACGTGACATAGGTGTTACCTCCCGGAACGATCGAATTCGTGGTCTCCTGCTCTTTCTGAGGATTCGAGACCGTGATTTTAATGTACTCGGAGGTGGAAGACGGAGATCGCGAGAGAGAGTACGAGCTCGAATTGTCGGAGCTCTTGCTGGGGCTCTCGATGCCGTTGATTTCGGCGATGGTGTCGGCATCGAAGGGACTGAATATCACGTCGGCGTAAGCAGGCGGGTCGAGGTATGTGGAGTTATCGGGGGCAGAGTTAGGGTTTCGGAGATCGCGGTACGGTAGGGGCGATATTAGGGGATCGGCGTCGGCTGGGGCAGCGGCGGTGGTGGCGGAGACGAGCGGGGACGACGAGGAGAGAGGGTGGTGCGTATCGGAGAGCGACGACATGGTGCTGCGATAACTCGAGTACGATTTATTGCCGTTCAAAGGGTCGTCGAGCACGAgattttccatttcttcctTGGACGCGTAGAGCTGGGCTTCTTCAATGCCCTGTTTTTCAGAGCCCATCATCTCCTTCACCAAAATGAAATcaataaagaagaaggaaaaagaaagagcagGAGCAAAGCAAGCAATTCCAATTAATCTAAAAACTGAAGCAAAGCTTGATTTGAGGTGGTGAGGGgcattttagggttttgaggGATTTTGGGGTCAGAGAGACATGCAGAAGTGTGACTGGTGTGCCAGAGGTGGGTTGGAGAAGACGATCGATCGGACTAAACGACCGGAAGAGGgtggaagagagagatggtcACATGGATTTTTGGGTGGGCTGAGAAACGATAAAACCGTGAGAGAAAACGACGGGTTTATAGTTCGTTGGATCTTCGGGTTCACGACGGGATATTTTTGCCATTGCAGTTTGGAGTGTTGTACTTGCTTTTACTTGGATTGGTACTTCCCACGTTTCGAACTCGGTTGACATGATGACAAGTATTGGATACGCTAAGTTCCCATGAGATCACTTAATAGTGTTTTGAGTATACATAATGTTTCAAGGATATAAATTTATTAACTTTCATAATTTGATTCTACACTTGTAACTAATGTTATTATCATATTTAATATCCTAAAATGAGCACTAACAGTCAATTATTCCATCAAATAGGTGAGGTATTATATGTTTAGCTTTTCCAAGGCttgtggttttttttccggaaTTTCTTAGGTCATGTATAAATGTGGGTATTGATTATATTGATATTGATTCTTGTGACTAATGATCTTTAGGCTTACATTTGTGAATGCAATCTATAATCTTTTTCTCTAACTAAATAAACCATAATGTCAAAGACGACTCAATTATACGACATGAAAGAGTCATCTACTTTATTAATTTCAAATGTTAAATAAATGGTAATGATCATTTGGTCTAATATAATTCGTCTCCACTTTATTAATACGAATGCATTTTATTAATACGAATGCATTGTGTAGGTATTATGTGCATAACATGTATGAATCAATTGCatatcatctttttttttttttttttttggtcaagtaTCTGTATTCATCTATATTATACATTAAGTCCcccttttattaaaatatactATATATAAGAATTATTTGAGGATGCGTGACTCAATTGGAATATCTACAATACATTTTTATCAACCCAAACGTCCAAACGGAGTCATGGTAAACCGGTACTCGGACGAGGTGCAGGATCCGGATCATTTTCTAATCGGAGATTTGATTAACACCGCATCCAAACACTCAgattaggttttcttttttccacttCTTTACTTCAGTTGTTTCTTCCTCATTATCGTGGCTTTCCGAAGCTTCAAGTAGCGCAAGTGATCTCCAACCAAACTAACAGAAACTCGACACACTTCTGTAATCGACGAGCCTTGCTAACCCTAAAAAACCAGACCTCTCCAATGGCGTCCAAGTTCGGGTTGGCTGGTGGAATTCCGGAGCGGCGGGTCCGACCCATTTGGGACGCCATCGATTCTCGCCAATTCAAGAACGCTCTCAAGCACGTCTCCACGCTCCTCTCCAAGCATCCCAATTCGCCCTACTGTCTGGTAAATGCCTTAATCCGCCGTCAGTTTGCTTCTTGCTCTGCCATAAACCGCTGACTTAGTTGGCGTGTTCTGTTCTTTCGCTTTAAAATGTTTCCTAGGCTCTTAAAGCTCTCATCTTGGAAAGGATGGGGAAATCCGACGAAGCATTTGCTGTTTGCCTCAATGCCAAGGAGCTTCTGCACTCAAACGACTCCGTTTTGATGGACGATCTCACTCTAAGCACATTGCAAATCGTTTTCCAACGGCTCGATCATTGTcagtatatacatatatataaatctttGTAGCGTCTTGTAGCAAGAACAGAACGCACACATTGCCAAATGCcttattgttttctttgtaaCCAGTGGACATGGCTACGAGCTGTTACGAATATGCTTGCGGGAGATTTGCCAACAATTTGGAGCTCATGATGGGGCTTTTCAACTGCTATGTTCGTGAATACTCATTCGTAAAGCAGCAACAGGTTGCTTTGTCTATTCTTTTATACGAAATCTGTGTCTCCGTGCCTATTGTTTTTGTATGATTTgatggtatatatatttttattttattgtatcTATGGCAGACAGCTATAAAAATGTACAAACTTGTTGGAGAGGAAAGGTTCTTGCTATGGGCAGTGTGTAGCATCCAGTTACAGGTAACACCGGCTTTCTTTGCGCCCTTATTTTTGTGTATTGGAGAAAGAATTTTCAAGGGACAAATCTTTCAAACAAGGGccataatttgttttgttccCTTTAAGACTACGGCCATTTTCTACTGGAATTCTCATCATGTGTGCTTCGTGTTGATTCTTGTTCGAACAAATGGGAAgaacaaaaagggaaaaacatGTTATACACTTGCTGATATTACATGGCTTCAAATTCTGTTAGGTCTTTTGTGGTAATGGTGGAGAGAAGCTATTAGTCTTAGCTGAAGGTTTAATAAAGAAGCATGTTGCCTCCCATAGCTTGCATGAGCCTGAAGGTATACATTGTTGtgttttttggcttttttctcACTATTTATCATTGCCTAtctcaaatataaattttctttcGTGGGACGCTGTTTATTTCTGCACTAAAAGCTTGTAATTTGCTTCAGCTCTTATGGTCTATGTTTCCATATTGGAACAACAAGCCAAATATGGGGATGCTTTGGAAATTCTTTCTGGAAAATTAGGGTCACTTTTGATGGTTGAAGTTGATAAGCTACGAATACAGGTACTTTCTAACGCTTTCATTTCTTAATGCTGGACATTAATGATTATCtatttctcaaatttgaatCTAAATGT
Protein-coding regions in this window:
- the LOC18774064 gene encoding sorting nexin 2B, whose product is MMGSEKQGIEEAQLYASKEEMENLVLDDPLNGNKSYSSYRSTMSSLSDTHHPLSSSSPLVSATTAAAPADADPLISPLPYRDLRNPNSAPDNSTYLDPPAYADVIFSPFDADTIAEINGIESPSKSSDNSSSYSLSRSPSSTSEYIKITVSNPQKEQETTNSIVPGGNTYVTYLITTRTNIPDFGGSEFGVRRRFRDVVTLSDRLAESYRGFFIPPRPDKSVVESQVMQKQEFVEQRRVALEKYLRRLASHPVIKRSDELKVFLQVQGRLPLPLTTDVASRMLDGAVKLPKQLFGESGAVLAPQEVVQPAKGGRDLLRLFKELKQSMSNDWGASKPLVGEEDKEFLEKKEKMQELEQQLSNASQQAESLVKAQQDMGETMGELGLAFIKLTKFENEEALFNSQRVRAADMKNVATAAVKASRFYRELNAQTVKHLDTFHEYLGLMLAVNSAFSDRSSALLTVQTLLSELDMLQSRAEKLEVQSNKIFGGDKSRIRKLEELNETIRVTEDAKNVAIREYERIKENNKSELERLDNERHADFLNMLKGFVLNQVGYAEKISNVWSKVAEETSSYSREST